The following proteins come from a genomic window of Megalopta genalis isolate 19385.01 chromosome 18, iyMegGena1_principal, whole genome shotgun sequence:
- the LOC117228556 gene encoding protein BTG3, protein MRNEITAAVLFLVQLIEKNEKFSPDQLECFKRRLVELLTERFKNHWFPDKPFKGQGYRCIRVNGHNRRDATLESAANAAGVKYEDLSLPVELTLWVDPNEVCCRFGESKGSYCTLASFDDKENTVPIFQRSNEGLEKENKQSEGQTKIQKSPLSTNTEQQQKSKPLSSANQNQQHSNNGTGRRRNLNSPRLHLNRNRSWFGHSFSMGYGPHPISQQWYNIMPPHFLGGPSPPPFMSHRGNKWIHPPSYPTGPTRFHHWSPKAALKV, encoded by the exons ATGCGCAACGAAATTACTGCGGCAGTACTGTTCTTAGTACAGCTGAtagaaaaaaacgaaaaatttaGTCCTGATCAATTGGAATGTTTCAAGCGACGTTTGGTCGAATTACTGACGGAACGTTttaaaaatcattggtttccagACAAGCCATTTAAAGGTCAAGGCTACCGTTGTATTCGTGTAAATGGTCATAATCGGAGAGATGCAACTTTAGAAAGTGCTGCTAATGCTGCTGGTGTTAAATATGAAGATTTGTCTTTACCGGTTGAATTGACTCTTTGGGTTGATCCTAACGAAGTTTGCTGCCGATTTGGAGAAAGTAAAGGCTCCTATTGCACACTGGCTTCGTTCGATGATAAAGAAAATACTGTACCAATTTTTCAAAGAAGCAATGAAGGATTAGAGAAAGAGAATAAACAGTCTGAGGGACAGACTAAGATACAG AAATCCCCCTTGAGCACTAacacagaacaacaacaaaaatcaaAACCACTAAGTTCTGCTAATCAAAACCAACAGCATAGCAATAATGGTACAGGTAGGAGACGCAATTTGAATAGCCCCAGACTACATCTTAATAGAAATCGTTCCTGGTTCGGCCACTCATTTAGTATGGGATATGGTCCTCACCCAATAAGTCAACAATGGTATAACATTATGCCCCCTCACTTTTTGGGTGGTCCATCTCCGCCTCCTTTTATGAGTCATAGAGGAAACAAATGGATCCATCCACCCTCCTATCCAACAGGACCTACCCGTTTCCATCATTGGTCTCCCAAAGCTGCTCTTAAAGTATGA